The following proteins are co-located in the Eublepharis macularius isolate TG4126 chromosome 5, MPM_Emac_v1.0, whole genome shotgun sequence genome:
- the FSTL3 gene encoding follistatin-related protein 3 isoform X2 — protein sequence MKICLIFLSVLWCAGGESPEGGICWLQQGREAKCTMILQTGVTWEECCANGNTDMAWSNSSHPDNKISLLRILGLVTCHPCKESCEGVDCGAGKVCKMKYGRPHCACAPDCSNLPRKLQVCGSDGFTYRDECELQTAKCRGHPDLEVMYQGQCKKSCSSVVCPGTHTCVVDQTGSAHCVMCRAIPCPDPTSLDHAICGNNNITYPSTCHLRRATCFLGRSIGVRHYGSCAALNKYLLDTDDEEENYI from the exons GTGGGATCTGCTGGCTACAGCAGGGACGAGAGGCAAAGTGCACCATGATCCTCCAGACTGGAGTCACCTGGGAGGAGTGCTGTGCCAATGGTAACACAGATATGGCGTGGTCTAACTCCTCACATCCAGACAACAAAATCAGTCTTCTCCGGATCTTGGGCCTTGTGACCTGCCACCCTTGCAAAG AGTCTTGTGAAGGCGTGGACTGTGGAGCTGGAAAAGTCTGCAAAATGAAATATGGGCGCCCTCACTGCGCATGCGCCCCAGATTGCTCCAACCTACCTAGGAAACTGCAAGTGTGTGGATCAGATGGCTTCACCTACCGTGATGAGTGCGAACTTCAGACAGCCAAGTGCAGGGGGCAccctgacctggaagtgatgtaccaAGGGCAATGCAAAA AATCTTGCTCCAGTGTTGTGTGCCCTGGAACTCACACTTGTGTTGTGGACCAGACGGGAAGTGCCCACTGCGTGATGTGCAGAGCCATCCCCTGCCCTGACCCCACCAGCCTAGACCATGCTATCTGTGGTAACAACAACATCACCTATCCCTCCACGTGCCACCTACGGCGTGCAACATGCTTTCTTGGGCGGTCCATTGGGGTCAGACATTATGGAAGCTGTGCAG ccTTGAACAAGTACTTGCTGGACACAGATGATGAAGAAGAGAACTACATATAA
- the FSTL3 gene encoding follistatin-related protein 3 isoform X1, with protein MKICLIFLSVLWCAGGESPEAGGICWLQQGREAKCTMILQTGVTWEECCANGNTDMAWSNSSHPDNKISLLRILGLVTCHPCKESCEGVDCGAGKVCKMKYGRPHCACAPDCSNLPRKLQVCGSDGFTYRDECELQTAKCRGHPDLEVMYQGQCKKSCSSVVCPGTHTCVVDQTGSAHCVMCRAIPCPDPTSLDHAICGNNNITYPSTCHLRRATCFLGRSIGVRHYGSCAALNKYLLDTDDEEENYI; from the exons CAGGTGGGATCTGCTGGCTACAGCAGGGACGAGAGGCAAAGTGCACCATGATCCTCCAGACTGGAGTCACCTGGGAGGAGTGCTGTGCCAATGGTAACACAGATATGGCGTGGTCTAACTCCTCACATCCAGACAACAAAATCAGTCTTCTCCGGATCTTGGGCCTTGTGACCTGCCACCCTTGCAAAG AGTCTTGTGAAGGCGTGGACTGTGGAGCTGGAAAAGTCTGCAAAATGAAATATGGGCGCCCTCACTGCGCATGCGCCCCAGATTGCTCCAACCTACCTAGGAAACTGCAAGTGTGTGGATCAGATGGCTTCACCTACCGTGATGAGTGCGAACTTCAGACAGCCAAGTGCAGGGGGCAccctgacctggaagtgatgtaccaAGGGCAATGCAAAA AATCTTGCTCCAGTGTTGTGTGCCCTGGAACTCACACTTGTGTTGTGGACCAGACGGGAAGTGCCCACTGCGTGATGTGCAGAGCCATCCCCTGCCCTGACCCCACCAGCCTAGACCATGCTATCTGTGGTAACAACAACATCACCTATCCCTCCACGTGCCACCTACGGCGTGCAACATGCTTTCTTGGGCGGTCCATTGGGGTCAGACATTATGGAAGCTGTGCAG ccTTGAACAAGTACTTGCTGGACACAGATGATGAAGAAGAGAACTACATATAA